Proteins encoded in a region of the Veillonella parvula genome:
- the hisB gene encoding imidazoleglycerol-phosphate dehydratase HisB, with amino-acid sequence MIRTGTVQRTTQETDITVEITLDGAQTSSISTGIGFFDHMLTLLAKHGRFELMVEAKGDTYVDAHHTVEDVGLALGQALVKALGDKAGIERYGDAWVPMDEALTQVVIDLSGRPYLVFQGEWSTPILGGNFETELVEDFFQALAMSAAMNLHVRNLYGRNTHHIIESMFKATGRALRKAVTINPDIQGVNSTKGVI; translated from the coding sequence ATGATACGCACAGGTACGGTGCAACGCACCACTCAAGAAACAGATATTACAGTAGAAATTACCCTTGATGGGGCACAAACAAGCTCCATATCCACAGGGATTGGCTTTTTTGACCACATGTTGACGCTATTGGCGAAGCACGGCCGTTTTGAACTTATGGTAGAGGCAAAGGGCGATACATATGTGGATGCTCATCATACGGTTGAGGACGTTGGACTTGCATTAGGTCAGGCCTTGGTGAAAGCTCTTGGCGATAAGGCTGGTATCGAGCGCTATGGCGATGCTTGGGTTCCTATGGATGAAGCATTGACGCAAGTTGTAATCGATTTGAGCGGTCGTCCATACCTCGTTTTCCAAGGGGAATGGAGTACGCCGATTCTAGGTGGCAACTTTGAAACAGAGTTGGTGGAGGATTTCTTCCAAGCTCTTGCGATGAGCGCTGCTATGAACTTACATGTGCGCAATTTATATGGTCGCAATACACACCACATTATTGAAAGCATGTTTAAGGCAACGGGCCGTGCGTTGCGCAAAGCAGTTACTATCAACCCAGATATCCAAGGCGTAAATTCTACAAAGGGCGTTATTTAA
- the hisD gene encoding histidinol dehydrogenase encodes MKIYKESLDTMLAIVRNYTQQTTDMEIERRVYDIIADVRTNGDAALKAYSEKFDGVSIEDFKVPQEEINAAYESLSDDLKAALLKAKANITEFHSREIEQGFVDMDTPGIIRGQKVIPLARVGLYVPGGTAAYPSTIIMTALPAKIAGVREIVMVTPPQKDGINPAVLGAAKLAGVDAVYQVGGAQGVAALAYGTETIPKVDKIVGPGNIYVATAKRQVFGQVDIDMIAGPSEIGVIADDSANPVHLAADLLSQAEHDPRARAIMVTTSESLANAVSDEVERQLKLLPRESIARPAIENNSYIAIMDSIEDMFTVMNEVAPEHLEIQLPDPMNYMSLVQNAGSVFLGAYASEPLGDYVGGTNHVLPTSGTARFSSPLGVYDFVKRTSFTQFTKERLEEVAKHITTLARTEGLEAHARAIEVRFEK; translated from the coding sequence ATGAAAATATATAAGGAATCATTAGATACGATGCTTGCCATCGTACGGAATTACACACAGCAAACCACAGATATGGAAATCGAGCGTCGGGTGTACGATATCATTGCTGATGTCCGCACTAACGGTGATGCGGCGCTCAAAGCGTATTCTGAAAAATTTGACGGCGTTTCCATTGAAGATTTCAAGGTGCCTCAAGAGGAAATCAACGCAGCTTATGAGTCTTTATCTGATGATTTGAAAGCCGCATTATTAAAGGCAAAGGCAAACATTACAGAATTCCACAGCCGTGAAATCGAGCAGGGCTTTGTGGACATGGATACACCGGGTATCATCCGCGGTCAAAAGGTGATTCCCTTGGCTCGCGTTGGTCTCTACGTCCCTGGAGGTACAGCCGCGTACCCTTCGACCATTATCATGACTGCTTTGCCTGCAAAAATCGCAGGGGTGAGAGAAATCGTTATGGTTACGCCCCCTCAAAAGGATGGCATTAATCCTGCCGTATTAGGTGCTGCAAAGCTTGCCGGCGTTGATGCGGTATATCAAGTGGGCGGTGCCCAAGGTGTGGCGGCCCTTGCTTATGGTACGGAAACGATTCCAAAGGTAGATAAAATCGTAGGCCCTGGCAATATTTACGTGGCAACGGCGAAACGTCAAGTATTTGGCCAAGTCGATATCGACATGATTGCGGGTCCAAGTGAAATCGGTGTTATCGCCGATGACAGCGCAAATCCAGTTCACCTCGCAGCAGATCTCTTATCTCAAGCTGAACATGATCCTCGTGCGCGCGCTATTATGGTGACTACTAGTGAAAGTTTAGCAAATGCCGTATCCGATGAGGTGGAACGTCAACTTAAATTGTTACCTCGTGAAAGTATCGCTCGTCCAGCTATTGAAAACAACAGTTATATTGCCATTATGGACAGCATTGAAGACATGTTCACGGTGATGAACGAAGTGGCGCCAGAGCATTTGGAAATCCAATTGCCAGATCCAATGAATTACATGAGCCTCGTTCAAAATGCAGGCTCCGTATTCCTCGGCGCTTATGCGTCTGAACCATTGGGCGATTATGTAGGTGGTACGAACCACGTATTGCCTACTAGTGGTACGGCGCGATTCTCATCTCCGTTAGGCGTATATGACTTTGTGAAACGTACATCTTTCACACAATTTACAAAAGAACGTTTAGAAGAAGTGGCAAAACACATTACTACATTGGCTCGTACGGAAGGTCTCGAAGCGCATGCTCGTGCCATCGAAGTACGATTTGAAAAATAG
- the hisA gene encoding 1-(5-phosphoribosyl)-5-[(5-phosphoribosylamino)methylideneamino]imidazole-4-carboxamide isomerase, with product MIFPAIDLQDGRSVRLYKGDFAQETVINPDPVDQAKQYEAAKVGALHLVDLDGAKAGKPVNVDIVKAVRAAFTGILEIGGGIRDKEAVDLYLGLGVDRVILGSVALKNPELTKQVITEYGAERIVIGVDGKNGKVAAEGWLDQSDVPMTDLIGAMVEGGAKYFIVTDVDRDGTMQGANEELLGNLQKEFSTARIVASGGVRNLADIKSLEQKGVMDSIVGKALYEGSITLEEIAEYNQQK from the coding sequence ATGATTTTTCCAGCTATAGATTTACAAGATGGGCGCAGTGTTCGTCTTTATAAAGGCGATTTTGCACAGGAAACGGTCATCAACCCTGATCCAGTAGACCAAGCGAAACAATATGAAGCAGCTAAGGTTGGAGCCTTGCACCTCGTTGATTTAGATGGAGCCAAGGCGGGTAAGCCTGTAAATGTAGACATTGTAAAAGCAGTGCGTGCAGCTTTCACAGGCATCCTTGAAATTGGAGGCGGCATTCGAGATAAAGAGGCCGTTGACCTCTATTTAGGATTGGGCGTAGATCGCGTTATCTTAGGATCTGTAGCGCTTAAAAATCCGGAGCTTACAAAGCAGGTTATCACTGAATACGGTGCGGAGCGCATCGTTATCGGTGTAGATGGAAAAAATGGCAAGGTCGCCGCTGAAGGTTGGCTCGACCAATCCGACGTGCCGATGACCGATTTAATTGGTGCCATGGTTGAAGGTGGGGCAAAGTATTTTATCGTTACCGATGTAGACCGAGACGGTACGATGCAGGGTGCCAATGAAGAGTTACTTGGAAATTTGCAAAAAGAATTCTCTACAGCACGCATCGTTGCCTCTGGGGGTGTTCGTAATTTGGCAGATATTAAATCCCTTGAACAAAAAGGCGTTATGGATAGCATCGTTGGTAAGGCTCTGTATGAGGGCTCGATTACACTAGAGGAAATCGCCGAGTACAATCAGCAGAAATAA